Proteins from one Setaria italica strain Yugu1 chromosome V, Setaria_italica_v2.0, whole genome shotgun sequence genomic window:
- the LOC101784740 gene encoding protein BZR1 homolog 2: MASGGGGGGGGGALGVAGAGRMPTWRERENNKRRERRRRAIAAKIFAGLRAHGGYKLPKHCDNNEVLKALCNEAGWVVEPDGTTYRKGSKPQERVDAIGCSVSPSPCSSYQLSPRASYNASPTSSSFPSGASSPFLPPNEMANGIDGNPILPWLKTLSNGTPSKKHPLLPPLLIHGGSISAPVTPPLSSPSARTPRMKTDWDESAVQPPWHGANSPSIVNSTPPSPGRSMAPDPAWLASIQISSTSPNSPTFSLVSTNPFSVFKESISVGGNSSRMCTPGQSGTCSPAIPGMPRPSDVHMMDAVSDEFAFGSSTNGAQQAAGLVRAWEGERIHEDSGSDDLELTLKL, encoded by the exons atggcgagcggcgggggaggaggaggaggaggaggggcgctgggggtggcgggcgcggggcggatGCCCACGTGGAGGGAGCGGGAGAACAACAAGCGCCgtgagcggcggcgccgcgcgatCGCCGCCAAGATCTTCGCGGGCCTCCGCGCGCACGGCGGGTACAAGCTGCCCAAGCACTGCGACAACAACGAGGTGCTCAAGGCGCTCTGCAACGAGGCCGGATGGGTCGTCGAGCCCGACGGCACCACCTACCGCAAG GGAAGCAAGCCTCAAGAACGCGTGGATGCAATTGGGTGCTCCGTATCACCAAGCCCATGTTCATCCTACCAACTAAGTCCACGGGCATCATACAATGCGAGCCCTACTTCCTCTTCATTCCCCAGCGGTGCATcttctcccttcctccctcctaaTGAAATGGCTAATGGTATCGATGGCAACCCTATCCTACCATGGCTCAAGACATTGTCCAACGGTACTCCATCAAAGAAGCACCCGCTTCTACCACCACTGTTGATCCATGGTGGCTCCATCAGTGCTCCAGTAACTCCCCCACTAAGCTCACCATCTGCCCGGACACCTCGGATGAAGACAGATTGGGATGAATCAGCTGTCCAGCCTCCATGGCACGGCGCAAACAGCCCCTCTATAGTGAACTCCACCCCGCCCAGTCCTGGTCGGTCGATGGCGCCTGACCCTGCATGGCTTGCCAGTATCCAAATCTCATCGACCAGTCCGAATTCCCCTACCTTCAGCCTAGTATCCACTAATCCGTTCAGCGTCTTCAAAGAATCTATCTCAGTTGGTGGCAACTCATCAAGGATGTGCACGCCGGGGCAAAGCGGCACATGCTCTCCCGCGATCCCAGGCATGCCACGACCCTCTGATGTTCACATGATGGATGCCGTCTCCGACGAGTTTGCTTTCGGAAGCAGCACGAACGGCGCGCAGCAGGCTGCTGGGCTGGTGAGGGCGTGGGAAGGCGAGCGGATCCATGAGGACTCTGGATCGGACGACCTGGAGCTGACCCTGAAGCTCTAG